The Mercurialis annua linkage group LG2, ddMerAnnu1.2, whole genome shotgun sequence genome contains a region encoding:
- the LOC126669293 gene encoding fatty acid desaturase 4, chloroplastic: MSILPHHKYLTRSPTHLSSYRDPCLLRTRLICSAMKTANSKPKPTQLAMEPKLVSTSNLVTPIGNPVLNDPSLQSTWSHRALVATGCTTVLISLAKAIVAAAGSDAWLQTMLAGYVGYLFADLGSGVYHWGIDNYGDASTPIFGAQIDAFQGHHKWPWTITRRQFANNLHALAKVVALFVLPVDLFCNGPVIHGFVSVGAGCIMFSQQFHAWAHGTKSKLPPPVVALQDAGLLVSRSQHSAHHRQPYNNNYCIVSGVCNEFLDNQKVFEALEMVLFFQLGVRPRSWSEPTSDWIEEVETSSHVTAQ; this comes from the coding sequence ATGTCTATCCTCCCCCATCACAAGTACCTTACAAGGTCTCCAACCCATCTTTCCAGTTACCGTGATCCATGCCTCCTCCGCACGCGACTGATATGTTCAGCCATGAAAACTGCCAATTCGAAGCCGAAACCAACCCAATTAGCTATGGAACCTAAGCTTGTAAGTACTTCAAATTTAGTCACACCCATTGGCAATCCTGTGCTCAATGACCCTAGTCTGCAATCAACATGGTCTCACCGCGCATTGGTAGCAACTGGGTGCACCACTGTTCTTATTTCCCTAGCCAAGGCTATAGTTGCTGCAGCCGGTTCAGATGCATGGCTTCAAACCATGTTAGCAGGCTATGTTGGCTACCTTTTCGCTGACCTTGGCTCTGGTGTTTACCACTGGGGAATAGATAACTATGGTGATGCATCAACACCGATTTTCGGTGCTCAAATTGATGCATTTCAAGGTCATCATAAGTGGCCATGGACGATCACTAGACGTCAATTTGCCAACAACTTACATGCCCTAGCAAAGGTGGTAGCACTTTTTGTGTTGCCAGTAGACTTATTCTGCAACGGCCCAGTAATCCACGGTTTTGTTAGTGTGGGCGCTGGCTGTATAATGTTCAGCCAGCAGTTTCATGCTTGGGCTCACGGCACCAAGAGCAAGCTGCCACCGCCAGTGGTGGCATTGCAGGATGCAGGTTTGCTAGTTTCACGCTCACAACATTCTGCACATCATAGGCAACCCTATAACAACAATTACTGCATAGTAAGTGGAGTTTGTAATGAGTTTTTGGATAACCAGAAGGTGTTCGAGGCCCTAGAAATGGTTTTGTTTTTTCAGC